A DNA window from Bombus huntii isolate Logan2020A chromosome 10, iyBomHunt1.1, whole genome shotgun sequence contains the following coding sequences:
- the LOC126870021 gene encoding mucin-4-like isoform X1 has product MPRCCNENKAVSSVGTSREHNTEDILLTQSRSFTIGNQLELEEDPPIVEKSHRRVRCDLSPVPTSTSTNLNIKLLSIKADRNSRQDQVETGSGGYRERKKEIKKRAAIGNTVRGFLSSGHSRQDRYETNRQQSSGGSGLSSLCPKLVASGGGGNQSGISLAVGHLASQEGVGPCSVVTTQRIHNHTHNHKRQRKLSIVSQAGTSAHSSGDRKTSNLSRSSTPICKKQVRTQRADHTDSLSITSNGVASSSPSSKKKVLSVLRICEKSSSRNLNSPSLDHENDRSFSDAEEAITATENVFNVPGSSSTPSTPLSRLKSKKSDEDETSVEYNISKEGADSSRNPSDKKGSLDSNEEKTSTLECFESSKTSNIIRKISANSIDEEIGAQNKQKVISTSSTSTKSSNIKSRNKYVAEKMIEQHNSKNLKGINMEKNINTSSSTETSMSSAANKNNEKTKRKTSNEEPKSTNIAENEDLAKNSEKNVIDDKNDMQQSEEMVKSSRFVTSKVSEEIVETEIKDIDAQREVEEEVTIYDEDDNGTSISDIVATQALHESLSKLGKVPPLDTELKNVKDTNTQDETKMVKDEKEKEVVQEEAVEGFIGPLLDENFKADEKLTQKTMAMEEVRNLLMKVKVQTVEDDDDEEKAIGISPDGRFLKFEEEIGRGSFKTVYRGLDTQTGVAVAWCELQEKKLNKTERLRFREEAEMLKGLQHPNIVRFYDYWEVTLTRRKYIVLVTELMTSGTLKTYLRRFKKINPKVVKSWCRQILKGLSFLHSRSPPIIHRDLKCDNIFITGTTGSVKIGDLGLATLKNRSFAKSVIGTPEFMAPEMYEEHYDESVDVYAFGMCMLEMATSEYPYSECTGPAQIYKRVVSGVKPQSYDKVENPEVREIIEMCIRLKKEERPLVKDLLNHEFFADDVGLKLEMVSRDSAVADAELSRVEFRLRVLDPKKRTNKHKENEAIQFDFDIQTDNAEEVASEMAKSSLILEEDVKAVAKMLKSQISTLLREREERKAKEEKERLDREADSVNTTNENLLQQQLLLQQMQLQQQQQQMQSNMSIQMQGQVQMQLQQNQIPLQQQQQMQTTAQQPQQHNLQPQQVQLVQQQPLMQQQTSVVQPQQAQQMQQVTQVSQQQVQYQQQQYQQQLQQQYQQQQPQQFPQHVSQNLTATSSQCSTPQTVQTQPQFPQVSQQIQQQQHLHQQQQYIQLNQMNVPQQMGHQIQQPQIQILSQPQHMHQQISQPPQVQYSQPQIQHVQNQQYYQQNTTGTSGYSTQPLYQQNISQQVYHSYASSSSSGHVEILSSNQPTAQIYSHPSIPQNTAPPTSQPYMQPQPGQVQPSVPTGLNLQSTSSATHIQNTITSTIPNMQSAPTLISNSGHQSQPQQNVLVQMKYSQSSSIPTSVPISAGISVPSTTVSQQQQHFISNTEQLCSNTERSSLSKQDTMDSVQSLPTDIPPTIQDQGNVSNVSNISTSQAAMPNEGINQESAENVTSSERSRVKRSGTKRKKPGIKLTVLSVSSNEGQSMIVECQLDTSKQKTVTFKFDRDDMVPTDIANNLVAENLLPQSQCETFVELIEDIVKQLRLDPTRALPLVAHGPPDQSAGGSPVTSRRPRDRDHSLDTAKQVRHGSLTRQSSHRSSYKIHRRHRSRDETSNTSTPTKLLPIDQILSHITGSTSMDKQQNVQTPDSQMGPENTSAEASRRSSTSTQNTDTLTPTNLPSDPTDPTQETIVSAAADTVLDAQSILKDETAKSTYIQSQITDSTVNQINEKSKESVVQDAMEQEKETNKETHFDAITAEVATLTAPPPARKISRFLVSPVVEQKIVTSEEEGSTSVENADKSNVLTAQPSSLSQSNTIDEGQVKHDDLEVNVLEAQTMVPEKSNIEIVTQNPQCIAEQVDTVQTIQQPVQQSIALQSTVQGQAILSISQMQQNVSAVQSSQQNVMVPGSAITHQSPQQVQVVSQNVAMPQKDPQTQVASSGINISGQYQNQSMPCNILLQQQQIPIQQSLTQMHIQPEHQHQGQMQAQRPLQQFQHQQIPQQHQQYVILPRHIPQLQPTTIIDERNRRISNISTTSNMSTDSQISEIANMTDDKKQTMIMPNLSMPQTQHVQFISQPDGPNITPLPQTVLEPIQQLQTAPQATVNVPANVSVPVSVPAHQAATVEVAPKVTLKTKEVSSTLPDLAQNLANILSNPKSKSVTPHCLTTHEPNQTVNIPGTTILEYKPTLQSEQYFQPIQPEASQIQMQPQLQHNYQVNTTQQGIPQTFQFSQQPHQAQIPLQQTMQLNATHQIDPQLQMAQQNFQQSKWTASMNQNIIQQSASIRHIQQIQPQSQQTMPQHVIQETQNIESCISSDQSQLHLKLPDQQLLGKVSETEAQDANLAGRTSSEYPLLSENESSSHDITPEHTIVESVDSVLFTQNQALQQQQQQQQHQQQQQHRKLSQQNSLDKVTDTTTGTSVPGGTGPQTIADLHQKLVQLTSQPSEALNVGTPPISYPATPHNHQIIGGYDAYMHSLQQKLVNIGMPISTTHGIQGPLSPQTTIQSTTNLTDSNVPTSVESSVLTQESSIQQLTLSQTHVDCSLDSPTPTPGGAPVGSETMSPSKESIKVRIQRPGSRLQELEQELAKIHRGSIPATASPQPLTPPVSISSVPPSSVGSIQLQPSLQSTQSLLTTVPPVTAVPVATVTPSVFTSRSDTNTPVQVESQENVSEKVSTTQPVRKISRFVVSKVAGPPNNATTPIQQHTDMSKNQTEDSKIYHIDDTQGTPVQITHSREGSLPPTQITQPINAPVVEQAEKDERFWTLTPSEEYQLLIKKQTMELESLQRRHREELERFQQHQLQLLIQQQQQASALHQHHHQHHPVLYHTVTTSVPGQTRLPGTEDYLMFNTTPQTPLQKAPSNYPDTDETLRLAMQKLKQTPLQLQPQQAATGIPHAYVIPIPVVPSETMQNVSTQQPTTYTSELTESLEPAHNPTIINSTQYQFTPILPDGTNYAVSSTGSLVTPIPISSSTGSGGYIQYHDNQTLSNFQTFSCTPHGGFFLPAGYRLIYAPSGGTSQSQPATPATPHIGNSHDGTPPAEPLHAANVDNSTAPPSHTDQ; this is encoded by the exons GTATGAGACAAATAGACAACAATCTTCAGGGGGAAGTGGCCTGTCAAGTTTATGTCCAAAGCTGGTGGCCAGTGGAGGAGGCGGTAATCAGAGTGGGATTAGCCTGGCAGTGGGCCACTTAGCCTCTCAAGAAGGAGTAGGTCCTTGCTCAGTTGTAACCACTCAAAGAATCCATAATCACACACATAATCACAAACGCCAAAGAAAATTATCTATTGTCTCACAAGCTGGCACTAGTGCTCATAGTTCTGGAGATAGAAAG ACATCAAATCTAAGCCGTTCCTCTACACCAATTTGCAAAAAACAAGTGCGGACTCAAAGGGCTGATCATACGGATTCATTATCGATAACAAGTAACGGAGTCGCCAGTAGCTCACCTTCTTCTAAAAAGAAAGTTTTATCTGTGTTACGAATTTGTGAAAAATCATCATCTCGGAATCTCAATTCACCATCTTTAGATCATGAAAATGATCGCAGTTTTAGCGATGCAGAGGAAGCTATTACAGCAACAGAAAATGTGTTCAATGTGCCAG GATCCAGTTCCACACCTTCAACACCACTTAGCCGATTGAAATCAAAAAAATCGGACGAAGATGAAACGAGTGTGGAATACAATATTAGTAAAGAAGGTGCTGATTCCTCGCGGAACCCATCAGACAAAAAAGGATCACTAGATTCCAACGAAGAAAAGACGTCTACATTAGAATGTTTCGAATCTTCTAAAACTTCGAatattataagaaaaatatcggCAAATAGTATCGACGAAGAAATAGGTGCACAGAATAAGCAAAAAGTAATTTCCACTTCTTCCACAAGTACGAAATCCAGCAATATAAAATCTAGAAACAAATATGTTGCAGAAAAGATGATTGAGCAACACAATAGCAAAAATTTAAAAGGAATAAATATGGAAAAAAACATAAATACAAGTTCGTCCACAGAAACATCCATGAGTTCAGCAgctaataaaaataacgaaaaaacCAAACGGAAAACGTCTAACGAAGAGCCAAAATCTACTAATATTGCAGAGAATGAAGACTTAGCTAAAAATTCTGAGAAAAATGTGATAGATGATAAAAATGACATGCAACAAAGTGAAGAAATGGTAAAAAGCTCAAGATTTGTAACATCAAAGGTGTCAGAAGAAATTGTGGAAACTGAGATTAAAGATATAGATGCGCAAAGagaagtagaagaagaagTGACGATATATGATGAAGATGATAATGGCACCAGTATCAGTGATATTGTTGCTACTCAAGCGCTTCATGAATCTCTGAGTAAATTAGGTAAAGTACCACCATTAGATACTGAGTTGAAGAATGTCAAGGATACAAACACCCAAGACGAAACCAAGATGGtaaaagatgaaaaagaaaaggaagtcGTGCAAGAAGAAGCAGTGGAAGGATTTATTGGTCCTTTACttgatgaaaattttaaagCAGATGAAAAATTAACACAGAAAACAATGGCTATGGAGGAAGTACgaaatttattaatgaaaGTTAAAGTGCAAACTGTTGAAGATGATGATGACGAAGAAAAGGCTATAGGTATATCACCAGATGgtagatttttaaaatttgaagaagaaaTTGGTAGAGGCAGCTTTAAGACTGTATATAGAGGTCTGGATACTCAAACTGGTGTAGCTGTTGCTTGGTGTGAATTGCAG gaaaaaaaattaaataagacGGAAAGATTAAGATTTCGAGAGGAAGCAGAAATGTTGAAAGGTTTACAACACCCAAATATTGTCAGGTTTTATGACTATTGGGAAGTTACACTTacacgtagaaaatatattgtgCTAGTCACTGAACTTATGACTTCAGGAACCTTGAAAAC GTATCTGAgacgatttaaaaaaattaatccaAAAGTTGTAAAATCTTGGTGTCGACAAATTTTGAAAGGCCTTAGTTTCTTGCATTCGAGGTCACCACCAATTATTCATCGTGATTTAAAATGTGACAATATCTTTATTACTGGTACCACAGGAAGTGTAAAAATTGGCGATTTGGGACTTGCTACTCTTAAAAACAGAAGTTTTGCAAAAAGCGTTATCGGAACACCTGAATTTATGGCACCAGAAATGTATGAAGAACATTACGATGAATCCGTTGACGTTTATGCGTTTGGAATGTGTATGCTTGAAATGGCTACTAGTGAATATCCATATTCAGAATGTACTGGACCGGCACAAATATATAAACGCGTAGTATCG GGTGTAAAACCGCAAAGTTACGATAAAGTGGAAAATCCAGAAGTACGTGAGATTATAGAAATGTGCATTCGattaaagaaagaagaacgGCCTTTAGTTAAAGATCTTTTAAATCACGAATTTTTTGCGGACGATGTTGGCTTAAAATTAGAAATGGTTTCAAGAGATTCAGCCGTAGCGGATGCGGAATTATCGCGTGTTGAATTCCGACTTCGAGTGTTGGATCCCAAGAAACGTACTAACAAACATAAAGAGAACGAGGCGATACAGTTTGATTTTGACATTCAAACTGATAATGCAGAAGAAGTAGCCTCAGAAATGGCTAAATCTAGCCTTATACTTGAGGAAGATGTCAAGGCTGTagcaaaaatgttaaaatcgCAAATCAGCACTTTGTTGCGAGAGAGAGAAGAACGTAAAgccaaagaagaaaaggaacgTTTAGATCGAGAAGCGGATAGTGTTAATACAAccaatgaaaatttgttacaacaaCAATTATTACTTCAACAAATGCAATtgcaacagcaacaacaacagaTGCAATCAAATATGAGCATCCAAATGCAAGGTCAAGTACAAATGCAGTTGCAACAGAATCAAATACCTTtgcaacaacagcaacaaatGCAAACTACTGCACAACAACCTCAGCAACACAATTTACAACCACAACAAGTCCAATTGGTTCAACAGCAACCATTAATGCAGCAACAAACGTCTGTTGTTCAGCCACAGCAAGCACAACAAATGCAACAAGTGACTCAGGTTTCACAACAGCAAGTGCAGTACCAACAACAGCAATATCAACAGCAGTTACAACAACAATATCAACAACAACAGCCACAACAATTTCCTCAGCATGTTTCGCAAAATTTAACTGCTACTTCTTCACAATGCTCTACCCCTCAGACTGTACAGACTCAACCACAATTTCCTCAAGTATCTCAACAAATACAACAACAGCAACATTTGCATCAGCAACAACAGTACATACAACTGAATCAAATGAATGTGCCGCAACAGATGGGTCATCAAATACAACAACCACagatacaaattttatcaCAACCTCAACATATGCATCAGCAAATATCGCAACCTCCACAAGTGCAATATTCTCAACCGCAAATACAGCATGTTCAAAATCAGCAGTACTATCAGCAGAATACGACAGGAACCTCAGGATACAGTACGCAACCCCTATATCAGCAAAATATATCTCAACAAGTGTATCATTCGTATGCCAGCTCAAGTTCCTCCGGCCATGTCGAGATTTTATCATCCAATCAGCCTACAGCCCAAATTTATTCTCATCCAAGTATCCCTCAAAATACAGCACCTCCAACTTCACAACCTTACATGCAACCACAGCCAGGACAAGTGCAACCATCTGTACCAACTGGTCTAAATCTTCAGAGCACATCATCAGCAACTCATATACAAAATACAATAACATCAACAATTCCAAATATGCAAAGTGCACCTACTCTTATTTCGAACAGTGGACATCAATCTCAGCCTCAACAAAATGTCTTAgttcaaatgaaatattcgcAAAGTTCTAGTATCCCTACTTCTGTACCCATATCAGCTGGGATTTCTGTGCCATCAACAACAGTGTCTCAGCAACAACAGCATTTCATTTCAAACACAGAACAGCTATGTTCTAACACAGAAAGATCATCTTTATCTAAACAAGATACAATGGATTCTGTGCAATCTTTACCAACAGACATACCGCCTACTATTCAGGATCAAGGAAATGTCTCTAACGTGTCTAACATAAGCACATCTCAAGCAGCAATGCCAAATGAAGg aataaatcAAGAAAGTGCAGAGAATGTCACTTCATCCGAAAGATCTAGAGTAAAAAGATCCGGTACGAAACGTAAGAAACCTGGTATCAAATTAACAGTTTTGTCTGTAAGTAGTAATGAGGGACAATCAATGATTGTTGAATGTCAGTTAGATACCAGCAAACAAAAAACTGTGACATTTAAATTTGATAGAGATGATATGGTACCTACTGACATTGCTAATAACCTG GTTGCTGAAAATTTATTGCCACAATCTCAATGTGAAACGTTCGTTGAATTGATAGAAGACATCGTTAAACAATTACGTTTGGATCCTACACGGGCTTTACCTTTAGTAGCACATGGTCCACCAGATCAATCTGCCGGTGGTAGTCCGGTTACGAGTCGTCGACCTAGAGATCGTGACCACAGTCTTGATACAGCTAAG CAGGTGAGACATGGCTCGCTAACTCGTCAAAGCAGCCACCGATCGTCGTACAAAATCCATCGTAGACACCGTTCG AGAGACGAAACTTCCAATACTTCTACACCTACGAAATTATTACCGATTGACCAAATTCTTTCTCACATTACGGGCTCCACCTCCATGGATAAGCAACAAAATGTGCAAACGCCTGATAGCCAAATGGGTCCTGAAAACACATCAGCTGAAGCATCCAGAAGATCATCGACCTCTACACAAAATACGGATACATTAACACCGACTAATTTACCAAGCGATCCCACTGATCCAACTCAGGAAACCATAGTTTCTGCAGCAGCAGACACAGTGTTAGACGCGCAAAGTATACTTAAAGATGAAACAGCTAAATCAACGTATATCCAAAGTCAAATAACCGATTCGACTGTAAatcaaataaatgaaaaatctaAAGAATCCGTCGTTCAAGATGCAATGGaacaagagaaagaaacgaataaagAGACACACTTTGATGCCATAACTGCAGAAGTAGCTACATTAACTGCGCCACCTCCAGCACGAAAAATTTCTCGTTTTTTAGTTAGCCCTGTAGTTGAACAGAAGATTGTTACAAGTGAAGAAGAAGGATCTACTTCTGTAGAAAATGCAGATAAATCTAATGTATTAACAGCTCAGCCTAGTTCATTATCGCAATCAAATACGATTGATGAGGGGCAAGTAAAACACGATGATCTAGAAGTGAATGTTTTAGAAGCACAAACTATGGTTCCTGAAAAATCTAATATCGAAATCGTTACGCAAAATCCTCAATGTATCGCAGAACAAGTAGACACTGTTCAAACAATTCAACAACCGGTACAACAATCAATTGCTCTTCAAAGTACTGTACAAGGGCAAGCAATCCTATCCATATCACAAATGCAACAGAATGTTAGTGCTGTGCAATCTAGTCAACAAAATGTAATGGTTCCAGGATCAGCAATAACGCATCAATCGCCTCAACAGGTACAAGTTGTATCTCAAAATGTAGCCATGCCACAAAAGGATCCACAAACTCAAGTTGCATCGAGCGGAATCAATATATCAGGACAATATCAAAATCAATCTATGCCATGCAATATTCTATTACAGCAACAACAAATTCCTATACAACAAAGTTTAACGCAAATGCACATTCAGCCTGAACATCAGCATCAGGGACAAATGCAAGCTCAGCGACCATTGCAACAATTTCAACATCAACAAATACCGCAACAACATCAACAATATGTGATACTTCCTAGACATATTCCACAATTACAACCAACCACAATTATAGATGAAAGAAACCGCAggatttctaatatttctacAACATCGAACATGTCTACGGATTCGCAAATTTCGGAAATTGCTAATATGACGGACGATAAGAAGCAAACAATGATCATGCCCAATTTATCAATGCCCCAAACGCAGCATGTACAATTTATTTCTCAACCAGATGGACCAAATATCACTCCTTTACCACAGACTGTTTTGGAACCAATCCAACAGCTTCAAACAGCACCTCAAGCTACAGTGAACGTCCCAGCAAATGTATCTGTACCTGTTTCAGTTCCTGCCCATCAAGCTGCCACTGTAGAAGTTGCTCCTAAAGTTACACTTAAAACAAAAGAGGTTTCATCAACGCTTCCAGATTTAGCACAAAATTTAGCAAATATACTTTCAAACCCGAAATCGAAATCTGTAACTCCTCATTGTTTAACTACCCACGAACCAAACCAAACTGTAAATATCCCAGGAACTACAATACTCGAATATAAACCTACTCTCCAGTCTGAACAGTATTTTCAACCTATTCAACCAGAAGCAAGTCAAATACAAATGCAACCGCAATTACAGCATAATTATCAAGTGAACACAACACAGCAAGGAATTCCACAAACGTTTCAATTTAGTCAACAACCTCATCAAGCACAAATACCTCTGCAGCAAACAATGCAACTGAATGCAACTCATCAGATCGACCCTCAGTTACAAATGGCGCAACAAAATTTTCAACAGAGCAAATGGACTGCTTCTATGaatcaaaatattatacagCAATCTGCGTCAATCAGACATATTCAACAGATTCAACCACAATCGCAACAAACTATGCCACAACATGTTATACAAGAAACTCAAAATATAGAAAGTTGCATTTCTTCCGATCAATCTCAGCTTCATTTAAAGCTCCCTGATCAACAACTCTTAGGAAAAGTATCTGAAACAGAAGCTCAAGATGCTAATTTAGCTGG GCGTACAAGTTCCGAATATCCTTTATTATCGGAGAACGAAAGCTCTAGCCATGATATAACTCCTGAACATACGATCGTTGAATCTGTAGATTCGGTATTATTTACACAAAATCAAGCATtgcaacaacaacagcagcagcagcaacaccaacaacagcaacaacatcGAAAGCTTAGTCAACAGAATTCGCTAGATAAAGTCACAGATACGACTACTGGAACTAGTGTTCCGGGTGGAACAGGTCCACAAACAATAGCAGATCTCCATCAGAAGCTTGTTCAATTAACAAGTCAGCCGTCCGAAGCGCTTAATGTAGGCACACCTCCTATAAGTTATCCAGCTACTCCTCATAATCACCAGATAATAGGTGGATATGATGCCTACATGCATTCTTTACAACAGAAACTTGTTAATATTGGCATGCCAATTTCCACTACACATGGCATA CAGGGTCCTCTATCACCTCAGACTACAATACAGTCGACTACAAACTTGACTGATTCAAATGTTCCAACAAGTGTGGAAAGTTCTGTTTTAACTCAAGAAAGCTCAATTCAACAACTTACGCTTTCTCAAACT CATGTAGATTGCTCTCTCGATAGTCCAACTCCAACACCTGGAGGGGCTCCTGTAGGGTCTGAAACTATGAGTCCGAGTAAAGAGAGTATAAAAGTTCGAATCCAAAGACCGGGATCTCGTCTCCAAGAATTAGAACAAGAATTAGCAAAAATTCACAGAGGATCGATTCCAGCAACAGCTTCTCCACAACCTTTAACACCTCCTGTATCCATCAGTTCTGTTCCGCCGTCGTCCGTTGGTTCTATTCAGCTGCAACCATCTTTACAGTCTACTCAAAGTTTATTGACTACTGTTCCACCTGTAACTGCTGTACCTGTTGCTACCGTTACTCCCAGTGTCTTTACATCACGCTCTGATACGAACACTCCAGTGCAAGTAGAATCTCAAGAAAATGTTTCCGAG AAGGTTAGTACAACACAACCTGTTAGGAAAATATCAAGATTCGTGGTTTCCAAGGTCGCAGGTCCTCCTAATAATGCTACTACACCGATTCAACAACATACTGATATGTCAAAAAATCAAACAGAAGATTCGAAGATTTATCATATAGATGACACACAGG GTACACCAGTACAAATAACTCACAGCCGTGAAGGTTCTCTTCCACCTACGCAAATTACTCAGCCTATTAATGCTCCTGTTGTAGAA caAGCAGAAAAAGATGAGAGATTTTGGACATTAACACCAAGTGAAGAATATCAATTGCTTATAAAAAA GCAAACTATGGAATTGGAATCCCTGCAAAGAAGACACAGAGAAGAATTGGAACGATTTCAACAGCATCAATTGCAGCTATTAAttcaacagcaacagcaagcAAGTGCACTTCATCAACATCACCATCAACATCATCCAGTGCTTTATCATACTGTTACAACTAGTGTGCCAG GACAAACTAGACTTCCAGGTACAGAAGACTATTTAATGTTTAACACAACGCCCCAAACTCCTTTACAAAAAGCTCCAAGTAATTATCCAGATACCGATGAAACATTACGATTAGCTATGCAGAAATTGAAGCAAACTCCTTTGCAACTACAACCACAACAGGCGGCAACTGGAATACCACACGCTTATGTTATTCCAATTCCAGTAGTGCCTTCTGAAACTATGCAAAACGTGTCTACTCAACAACCTACTACTTATACAAGTGAACTAACTGAATCTCTAGAGCCAGCACATAATCCGACAATTATAAATTCAACACAATATCAGTTCACGCCTATATTACCAGATGGAACAAATTATGCAGTATCCTCTACTGGATCATTAGTTACACCTATACCGATATCAAGTTCAACGGGAAGTGGAGGTTACATCCAGTATCACGATAATCAAAcattatcaaattttcaaacatttaGTTGCACACCACATGGCGGTTTCTTTTTACCAGCTGGCTATCGGCTAATATATGCTCCTTCTGGTGGAACGTCTCAGTCGCAGCCAGCTACACCAGCTACCCCACATATAGGAAATTCTCATGACGGTACACCGCCGGCAGAACCTTTGCACGCAGCAAATGTTGACAATTCAACAGCTCCACCTTCCCATACCGATCAATAA